The Spirochaetota bacterium DNA window AATCAGCCTTCATTCGTTTTATGGCAGCCTTAAGGTCGTCGTTGTCCATGGAGAGATGCGTTACATGATGCTTCATGACGATGAAATCGCGGGTCATGTCTGCTACCTGCAGCACGCAAAGCGCCAGGGTTCCTGCAGGGCGAAGGCTGACCGCCGGAATCCCCATTGAGATAAGCCTGTAAAAAAACAAAGGAAGCGACATATCAAAAAGAGAGAAAAGCAGAATTATAAAAAGCCCAAGCTTTACAAGAAAAACATTCTCACGTCTCATGACTGTGGCGCGTATCAGAATGTATAAGTACAAAAATAATAATGAAACGGAAATCAGATGGTATGGAAGGAGCATATGATTGATGTATTCTCCTGGAATCACGGCAGTAATAATACACGCAGTGCTTATGATAATTGTGAAGCCCCACGCGACGGCTCGTGGAACGTCCAGGGGAAAGATGCGGCGTAAATACGCGATTATAAATATGCCACCTGTCAGGTAGGAAAAGTGAGCCCACCGGTAAGAGCCGGACCATGTTAAGAAAGATATAACCGAGCTCCAGAAATTTTTATCATTGCCGCTTATCTCAGGTACTAGGCACAGGCAGATCAGCCCTAAAAACAGATACTGGTATTCCCTGGGCTGCATAGAGAAGATGAAAAGCTGGTACAATCCCAGCAGAACAAGAATGCACGCCCGGAAAATTGTAAAGATATTGCCCAGTTGCCTGGAATCCATGAGCCGTGACATGCTGCCAATATCCACCCTTCCTATAATTCCGCCTGCCGGGAAGTGGTAATTCGCAGCTTGAAGAATTACCTCGTAATTGCTGTTTGTTACGGGAAGCTGCACTATATCGTCGGAAAAGTTAGAAACCGTCGAAGCGGCACTTGTTCCGGGCGTTCCTGCGCTATGGATCAGTTTCCCGTTGACATACAGCCTGTACGCCGATCTCACGAAGCCGAGCCTCAGGCCAAGGCTGTTCGATTGCTCTCCACCCATGATTATGCGAAGCCGGTATGTTGCATATCCGTTTGCCAGGTTCGGTGAGTATATTTTTCGGCCCGGGTTCCATCCGCCAGGTACGTTCATATAACCTTGTCCTGCGTGGCTGCCGGATTTCCGGAAATCATCCGGCGAAAGAAAGCTCATCCGGTAAAATTCCCATTCCCCGTCCAGCCCGGCTGTTCCGTCTTTGCTGAAGTTCCATTCCGTGAAATCAATGGAGCCTTTTACTGCGACCGGATTCTTCTTCCCGGAAGCCGTACATCCGCATAACATGGAAAACACGGGCAAAAGCAGTGTTATGAGACACAGGGGAAAGAGCTTTTTCTTTATAATGTACATGTAATATTATCTTTGGGAATAATAAATAGCAATAGCAGTAAATGCTGCGTTAAGAAGCGCAGACAAAAGAGTATTAAAAATCACCACAGCAAAAGTAAAGCTTATTATTAGTATCAAGGAAAATACCCTCTCCCCGGAGCGCGGTTCCTCCCGACATAAGCGCCATTATAAGAAGTGTTTCCGTGAACGAAGGACAATACATAGGAATCCGCATTCTTTTTCCAGGAAAGTACGCTGACATAACGGTTGATACCGGAAGCATCCTCCGCTGAAAAGTCAACGCTCCCCGGTTAAAAAGCTCCCGGAGAGAAGTTAATGTCACAGCCCGGATACTTGCTCTTTTCGACTGATCAAAAGATATGGGGTGAACTATTGAGAGTTATCGATGAATAGGGATATTCCTGTTTCTACGGATTCGTACCGCTTTTCATCGATAACTTCTTCCAATCCTCAGTCTAATACGAGTCTGTTAACAGATCTCCATTACCCGATGGATTTATATTCTTAAACAATTTTGTGCCGTCTTCAGTACCGTCGCTTACCCAGAGTTCATAGCGATTTGTCCCGTCGAGTGCAGAAAAATATATACTGTCTTTTACAACCAGAAAATTACCCGGACGAGTAGAACCGCTTGCTGTTCCAGGGGTTATATCCTTAAGCATTGCAGTGCCGGCCGCTGTTGCGTCGCTCATGCACAACACATCATTTGTACCATTAGGTACCCATGTTGCTTTGAAGAATAATTTATTATTCATTGTAGCAATAACCGCCTTCTCATCGAGGGTAACATACAATTCGTTAACATTTATACTTTCTGTCCCTGCGGTTGTACCATCACTCATAAAGAAACTAGTAGAAGCAGTTGTATAATTTGTTGCGAAAAAATACAGTTTATTATTCAGGACAGTCAATGAAGTGGGCTTTGTGACCGTATTTGCATCAACAATCATACTGGTGCCGCTCTCGGTGCCATCACTTACCCACAGTCCATTTGCTGATATGTCCGCAGCCTGAAAATATGCTTTCCCATTCATGGCTGTAATAAATTTGGGATTTGAACTGCCAGTACCAGTTTTAATATCCTTAACCATGCTTGCTTCATCCGCTGCCGCTGAGCCGTCAATTACCCATAATTCATTGCCGTAGGTTCCTCCATCGGCGGCAGAAAAGAACAGTTTATTGCCAACTACGGTCATGTACTGTGGGTTATCGATAATCCCTGCATATTTTTTATCCTTTACTATAGCCGTTCCTGCAGATGTTCCATCGCTCACATATAGTACCCAATGACTGCCTGAAACTCCTCTGAAATAAAGTTTGTTATTCATTACAACCGGTTTTCCGGTAATTGC harbors:
- a CDS encoding AraC family transcriptional regulator → MYIIKKKLFPLCLITLLLPVFSMLCGCTASGKKNPVAVKGSIDFTEWNFSKDGTAGLDGEWEFYRMSFLSPDDFRKSGSHAGQGYMNVPGGWNPGRKIYSPNLANGYATYRLRIIMGGEQSNSLGLRLGFVRSAYRLYVNGKLIHSAGTPGTSAASTVSNFSDDIVQLPVTNSNYEVILQAANYHFPAGGIIGRVDIGSMSRLMDSRQLGNIFTIFRACILVLLGLYQLFIFSMQPREYQYLFLGLICLCLVPEISGNDKNFWSSVISFLTWSGSYRWAHFSYLTGGIFIIAYLRRIFPLDVPRAVAWGFTIIISTACIITAVIPGEYINHMLLPYHLISVSLLFLYLYILIRATVMRRENVFLVKLGLFIILLFSLFDMSLPLFFYRLISMGIPAVSLRPAGTLALCVLQVADMTRDFIVMKHHVTHLSMDNDDLKAAIKRMKADSHVLTDSIGDKINVAIEYLAANYASDISRENLAQSLGLHPDNFSRYFKMHTGKKYNEYLNDLRITEAQRLLAETNTPIIDIAMNVGFRSLRTFNHAFMSGTGRTPGDFRKG